One window of Nicotiana tomentosiformis chromosome 11, ASM39032v3, whole genome shotgun sequence genomic DNA carries:
- the LOC104086672 gene encoding zinc finger A20 and AN1 domain-containing stress-associated protein 5-like: MAQKREKEETELKVPQSIPLPNLPVSSQPHADNQKPTSPSTSSVRTPEISDLKLSGSDDSRSSSGAISPEKSDLEEIRRSVKRPREANRCSGIGCRRKVGLIGFRCRCGDVFCSEHRYSDRHGCSYDYKAVGREAIARENPVVRAAKILKLYFCYYDGNPMGLYVTVSGGPSGNGHNL, encoded by the exons ATGGCGCAgaagagagaaaaagaagaaactgAGCTGAAGGTTCCACAATCCATACCTCTACCAAATCTACCAGTATCCTCACAACCTCacgccgataaccagaaaccgacATCGCCGTCGACCAGTTCCGTTAGAACGCCGGAGATTTCAGATCTAAAACTCTCTGGAAGCGATGATTCGAGATCTAGCTCCGGAGCTATATCGCCGGAAAAATCGGATCTGGAGGAGATTAGACGGTCGGTGAAGAGACCGAGGGAGGCGAATCGGTGCTCAGGTATAGGATGCCGGAGGAAAGTAGGATTGATCGGATTCCGCTGCCGGTGCGGCGATGTTTTCTGCTCGGAGCATCGGTATTCCGATCGCCATGGCTGTAGCTACGATTATAAAGCAGTTGGTCGTGAAGCGATTGCGAGGGAAAATCCTGTTGTTAGAGCTGCTAAAATTCTTAAG TTGTACTTTTGCTATTATGACGGTAACCCCATGGGGTTGTATGTCACAGTCAGTGGTGGACCTAGTGGTAATGGTCACAACTTATGA
- the LOC138902111 gene encoding uncharacterized protein yields MIKKGYIYHLVWVQDVKAESPTLQSIPVVNEFPDVFLDELPGLPQEREIEFAIDTLPYTQLIFIPPYIVAPADLRKLKEQLRDLLEKGFIRPKAEHADHLRIVLRDLQERKLYAKFSKCEFWLNSVAFLDSGGTGVTIQDTATSSLITEVKECQYEDLVPTHYRDTTPQKEKTSLDITRDGVLRYRGRLCVPNVAGLRQQVMGEAHYSRYSIHPGATKMTTYSAENYARIYIKEIVRLHGVPISIISDRGAQFTANFWRSFQKGLGTQVILSTIFHQQTNGQAERTIQTLEDMLQACVMDFRG; encoded by the exons ATGATCaaaaagggctatatttatcacttagtttgggtacaggatgtgaaagcagagtcaccAACCCTTCAATCTATCCcagtggttaatgagtttcccgatgtttttctcgatgagcttccaggccttccgcaagagcgggagattgagtttgctattgacacattaccaTATACTCAGCTGATATTTATTCCTCCTTATATAGTGGCACCTGCAGATCTGAGAAAGTTGAAAGAACAAttgagggatttgcttgaaaaaggctttattagaccca aggctgagcatgcagatcatttgcgtattgTGCTCAGAgatctacaagaaaggaagttgtatgcaaaattctctaaatgcgaattctggttgaattctgtagctttccttg attcaggtggtaccggagttactattcaggacacggcaacatcctctctaataactgaagtgaaggaatgtCAGTATGAAGATCTTGTGCCAACTCACTacagagatacaacccctcaaaaggagaagacatCATTGGATATTAcaagagatggagtcctcagatatcgaggtcgattatgtgttcctaatgtagcagGGTTGCGCcaacaggttatgggagaagctcactattctcgttattccattcatccaggagcgacgaagat GACTACATATTCAGCAGAGAATTATGCAaggatttacattaaggagatagtacgacttcatggtgtccctatatctattatctcagatagaggtgctcagtttacagctaatttttggaggtctttccaaaaaggattggggactcaagtaattcttagtacaatatttcatcaaCAAACAAAcggtcaggctgagcgtactattcagacactggaggatatgctacaggcttgtgtgatggacttcaggg GTTGA